From the genome of Cytophagales bacterium WSM2-2:
GCTTGCCAACGGAAATGTGCGTCTGAAAATGAATGACGTAAAAGAGGTTAAAAAACTTAGTAGTAATTTTTTCATCAACACCGGGGCCCCTCATTTCGTCCAGTTCGTACCCGATGTGAAGAAGTTTCCTGTATTTGAAGAAGGAAGAAAGATCCGCTATAGCGAAGACTTCAAGCCTCAGGGCACAAACGCCAATTTTGTAGAACTTCTTGGCAAGAATTCAATTTTCGTGCGCACCTATGAGCGTGGCGTTGAAAATGAGACCCTTTCCTGCGGCACAGGCGTGACAGCTGCTGCGCTAGCCTCCTCCTTTAGCAACTATTCCTCTCCTATATCTGTCAAAACTTTAGGCGGAGAGCTGTCTATCGAATTCAATTTGCGCCACGATGGCTCATTTACCGATATTTTCCTGATCGGTCCCGCCAAAATGGTATTCACGGGCTCTCTGGAACTATAATTGCACCTCGAAATCCGTAACTTTCGCCCCCTTAAGGGTATTGTATTATCTATTGATTTTTTATGCTCAAACTGATCGCTAAGATTTTCGGATCGAAATCGGAAAAAGACATTAAGCGGATGACCCCGCTGGT
Proteins encoded in this window:
- the dapF gene encoding diaminopimelate epimerase — protein: MNFPFQKYQATGNDFVIVDNRDGKFSFSVDEIKKICDRKFGVGADGLMLIEKHPDLDFNLIYFNADGSPSLCGNGSRAAVRMASSLGIVNGKAKFNAYDGLHEAELLANGNVRLKMNDVKEVKKLSSNFFINTGAPHFVQFVPDVKKFPVFEEGRKIRYSEDFKPQGTNANFVELLGKNSIFVRTYERGVENETLSCGTGVTAAALASSFSNYSSPISVKTLGGELSIEFNLRHDGSFTDIFLIGPAKMVFTGSLEL